ATGAGGAATCTTCTTGCTGTGAAGattcttcatcattttctaGCGAGCTATTCAACTCTTTAGAGAATGCTAATCGCTCAGCCAGTTCTCTTTTGCGCTGTTCTCTGAGCTGAATAGTGTTAGTGATATACTCAAGATAGTATTAGAAAAACTTACAGATTTCCTCAACGCTAAACGTTCTTCGCGTTTTTGCTGCTCCAATTGAACTTGAGCATGCTTTCGTCGTTCAACTTTGCGTTTATGAAATCCAGTTAAATACTCTCTGTAACAAGTTAGTAGCAATCCCTTTATGATATCCATACTTTCGCTTCTCTTTATCAAAGACGATCTCCTCCAATCTTTGCTTCTTCCCTTTCTTCCTGCTGTAAATCTCACCTCCACGGGTTAGTAGAGATGTATTATCCATGATGCAACAGTTCGTGAGTAGCTAGAAGAGAGGGACAATTTATGGGAATCTGTAGTGATTTTAAGTAAATTATCTCCAATTCTATCCAGTCTCGTAATGGTCCAGTAGATTTATGAAGACGAGAGGTACTGAAACCCTACTATGCCTTGTACGTACATTTGCACTACTAACtagaaaattatttgcaAAATGCATCGCATTTGCCTTATATTATATACGGATATTGGTATAGTGCAGTAAACGATTAGTTGGCTATGCATTGCTTTCCTCTAGCTATTACACACAGAAACCAACGTGTGCCGAATGTTTTGCTCAATCAGTGGAGAAACGCCAAAAGAACCGGTGATTTCTCGTGTAAGTGGTATGTTTGTACAATAATTTCCCTGTCTGACTGAATGTAGGAAATGTTTACGAGAAGCGCTTGATTGAACAAGTTATTCGTGAAACGTCTAAAGACCCTGTTACTCAACAGGAATGCACGTTGGAGGACTTGGTTCCTGTAAAGGGTAAGATTTCCttctttattattgaaTGGTTAAGAATTTCAAGTAGcacttatttttttatacgTGGAGTACTGAATATTCTGAAATTGGTTTGGAAAGTAAAACCCTGCA
This portion of the Schizosaccharomyces pombe strain 972h- genome assembly, chromosome: I genome encodes:
- the rrp17 gene encoding rRNA exonuclease Rrp17, which gives rise to MDNTSLLTRGGEIYSRKKGKKQRLEEIVFDKEKRKEYLTGFHKRKVERRKHAQVQLEQQKREERLALRKSLREQRKRELAERLAFSKELNSSLENDEESSQQEDSSSKSDSEEESSMEPKTTEYDEDDKHVTVEIVEDDDDEEIAYPKEGFVTPRISPPPDVPLRPHKPKNAAKKKFRYESKFERTQDRRKEKIRRLKKKIRR